The Carassius carassius chromosome 16, fCarCar2.1, whole genome shotgun sequence genome window below encodes:
- the LOC132159964 gene encoding claudin-1-like: MAFQLIGYILSITGLCGLIIGTFTNEWEILGHDNDKTVVLERYKGLWMDCSVDSSSHLSCTSYTSLLHQTFKIRMGRAIMITSIVFSSLAALVAIAGLRCTRCLEENKKSKDGAAFLGGILSVCGGLLSLGITSWFIYGIVDDFFQNDTGKERYVVGRSLIGAFIASVLCLFGGVLLCACSVTHLLSKKLISNYPVSRNPEKTIFNDPETI, from the exons ATGGCTTTTCAGCTCATCGGTTATATTCTGTCTATTACTGGATTATGTGGCCTCATTATAGGCACATTTACGAATGAATGGGAAATCCTTGGACATGACAACGACAAGACTGTGGTTCTGGAGAGATATAAAGGATTGTGGATGGATTGCTCAGTGGACAGTTCGTCTCACTTGAGCTGCACAAGTTACACTTCTCTTCTTCATCAGACGT TTAAAATCCGGATGGGTCGAGCAATCATGATCACCAGCATCGTCTTTTCAAGCCTCGCTGCGCTGGTGGCCATTGCTGGTCTCAGATGTACAAGATGTTTAGAAGAGAACAAGAAGTCGAAAGATGGAGCTGCCTTCTTAGGAGGAATCCTTTCTGTGTGTGGTG GTCTTCTTTCTTTGGGCATAACCAGCTGGTTTATATATGGAATTGTTGATGATTTCTTTCAGAATGACACAGGGAAGGAGAG GTATGTGGTTGGCAGATCTCTGATTGGTGCATTTATTGCATCTGTGCTTTGTTTATTTGGAGGCGTTCTCTTATGCGCCTGCAGCGTGACGCATCTACTATCCAAAAAATTGATCAGCAACTATCCGGTCTCCAGGAATCCTGAAAAGACTATTTTTAATGATCCTGAGACCATCTGA